Proteins encoded within one genomic window of Mesorhizobium sp. AR10:
- the tauA gene encoding taurine ABC transporter substrate-binding protein yields the protein MSTITRRIVLLSSAALAGAAFLSPAYADDLKITIGYQTVVEPSKVPQADGVYESATKATIDWRKFDSGADVIAAVASGSVDIGYVGSSPLAAAASRELPIQTIFIVGLIGESEALVARNGAGIEKIADLAGKKVAVPFVSTTHYSLLAALKHENVDPKSVEILNLRPPEIAAAFARGDIDAAYVWDPALGQIKTSGKVVLDSSQVAAWGAPTFDAWIVRTDFAEKNPEAVRDFVKVTGAAYAEFLAKPDAWSVSSPQAAKIAKITGAKLEDVPLLLKGYVFPTLDEQASDKFLGGGTVKAIEAASAFLKEQGKIDAVLSDYSKYVSSKYVTEALASN from the coding sequence ATGTCCACCATTACGCGACGTATCGTTCTCCTGTCGTCGGCAGCGCTTGCGGGTGCGGCCTTCCTCAGCCCGGCCTACGCGGACGACCTCAAGATCACCATCGGCTACCAGACGGTGGTCGAACCCTCGAAAGTGCCGCAGGCCGACGGCGTCTATGAGAGCGCGACCAAGGCCACGATCGACTGGCGGAAATTCGATTCCGGCGCCGATGTCATCGCCGCGGTGGCTTCCGGCTCGGTCGACATCGGCTATGTCGGATCGAGCCCGCTGGCCGCGGCGGCCAGCCGCGAATTGCCGATCCAGACCATCTTCATCGTCGGCCTGATCGGCGAATCCGAAGCGCTCGTTGCCCGCAACGGCGCCGGCATCGAGAAGATCGCCGACCTCGCCGGCAAGAAGGTGGCCGTACCCTTCGTCTCGACCACGCATTACAGCCTGCTTGCCGCGCTGAAGCATGAGAACGTCGATCCGAAGTCGGTCGAGATCCTCAATCTGCGGCCGCCGGAAATCGCTGCCGCCTTTGCGCGCGGCGACATCGACGCGGCCTATGTCTGGGATCCGGCGCTCGGCCAGATCAAGACCAGCGGCAAGGTCGTGCTGGATTCCTCGCAGGTTGCCGCCTGGGGCGCGCCGACCTTCGACGCCTGGATCGTGCGCACCGACTTTGCCGAGAAGAATCCGGAAGCGGTGCGCGACTTCGTCAAGGTGACGGGCGCGGCCTATGCCGAGTTCCTGGCCAAGCCGGACGCCTGGTCGGTGTCGTCGCCACAGGCGGCGAAGATCGCCAAGATCACCGGCGCCAAGCTGGAAGACGTGCCGCTGCTGCTCAAGGGCTATGTCTTCCCGACGCTCGACGAGCAGGCATCGGACAAGTTCCTCGGTGGCGGCACGGTCAAGGCGATCGAGGCGGCATCGGCCTTCCTCAAGGAGCAAGGCAAGATCGACGCCGTGCTTTCAGACTATTCGAAATACGTGTCGTCGAAATACGTCACCGAGGCGCTGGCTTCCAACTGA
- a CDS encoding RrF2 family transcriptional regulator, translating to MLTKKGKYGLKALVHLAQLPVGQLAFVGDIAAGNNIPKKFLDAILGELRNAGFVQSRKGKDGGYRLARPADEIKVGHVVRVLDGPLAPIPCASRTQYQRCEDCNEATCQVRHLMLEVRQAIAEVLDQRSLAEMRDIGLDDLTVARDIDDLPVAVKVQA from the coding sequence ATGCTCACAAAAAAGGGTAAGTACGGCCTCAAGGCGCTCGTACACCTCGCGCAATTGCCGGTTGGACAGCTCGCCTTCGTTGGCGATATCGCGGCCGGGAACAACATCCCGAAGAAATTCCTCGACGCCATCCTCGGCGAGTTACGCAATGCCGGGTTCGTGCAGAGCCGCAAGGGCAAGGACGGCGGCTATCGTCTTGCCCGCCCGGCCGATGAGATCAAGGTCGGCCATGTCGTGCGCGTGCTCGACGGGCCGCTTGCGCCAATTCCTTGCGCCAGCCGCACCCAGTATCAGCGCTGTGAAGACTGCAACGAGGCGACATGCCAAGTCCGACATCTGATGCTCGAGGTCCGGCAGGCGATCGCCGAGGTGCTCGATCAGCGCAGCCTAGCCGAGATGCGCGATATCGGCCTCGACGACCTTACGGTCGCGAGGGACATCGACGACCTTCCGGTTGCGGTGAAAGTCCAGGCCTGA